The Streptomyces sp. NBC_01317 genomic interval CGCCATGTTCCAAGAGCTTCCGGATCCGGGGCAGGTCCGCGCCCGGTGGTATGTCGAGAGCCACCATCCCGAACTGCTCGATTCCCTCGCCGGTCGTGCCGAGGCCGTGGAACGTCTCCAGCACGGTCCGCCGGGCAGCACCCGAACCGCCGTCCCTCAGGACGATCAGGCGAATGGTGCAGTTCCCCGAGGCCCGCAGGATCTCACCGGCCCAGCGGACGCCTTCGTCGTCGATCTCCACCCGGATGATGTCGTCGCCGGCAACCCCGCGTACGAACCAGGGGGTGTTGTCCAGACGCACAGTCCCGTCCCCCAGGTCCACCGCCCACAAACTCTCCACGTTCGCCGGCGGCCAGCCGTCCTCGTCCACCTCCAGCCGGAAATGGACCTTCACGTGGTCGTCCTTGTTTCGCGTCACTGCCCAATCATCCCCAGCCCCGGCCCCAGCGATGACGGGGCAGCCGTCCTGGCACCCCCACGCCGACGCGATGTCAGTCATGCGGTCGCGCCCGTTCATTGGCCACACTCGCGGGCTGATCGCTCCCCTCCGTGCCAGGCGTGAAGCACGGCCGGCAAACGCCCCGGCCTGGTGGACCAGCCGCTCGTACACGCCACGGTCGAGGAGTTGTCGGGTGTGCCGGGCCCGGGTGCGCGGGGTGGCGGCCGGGCAGGCTAGTTTGCTCGGATGAGTCTCCTTGATGATGTGGCCGAGCGCGACGGCTGGCGTTGCTGGGTGTGTGACGAAGCGGTCGACCCCGACGAGTCGGTGAACGACCCCCGGGGGCCCAGCGTCGACAGCCGGACCGCCGACCGGAAGGCCAAGGTCGCAGAGCGGCTCGCGCACCGCGGATGCAACACCCGCAAGGGTGCGGTCAAGGTGGTCATCCCCTGGCCGGACCGCCTGTACGTGGTCGAACCAGCGCCGCTGATCACCGTTGCAGGGAGGCTGGAGCGCAAGGGGGGCCGCGAGATGGTGGGCCGTTGCCCGACCAGGCGGGACGCCCAAGAGGCGGCGGACTGGCTGGTGGACCGGTTCTCCCGACTCGTACCGGGGCTGCCGGTGACCGCCGACATCGAGCCGGGCGGTGGCCAGTTCCTCATCACCCTGACCACCAGCCGCCGCTGAGGAGGCATCACCAGCACAGACTCCGCGAGGCGGGCCGCCGCTCGGTGGCGGAGATGAGGGCGCGCACTCGTTCGCAAACGTGATTCCAGGCCACCGGCCGACAGCGAACTCGACCGTGCGACGCGACGGCCGGGCCGGCGCACTCATGAGCGCTCGTGGATCGCCTGGCGATGCGCCTGATCCGGGCGGGCCACGCCGGGACGAATAGGCCGTCAGGACGTCACCGGAGGGGACTTTCCGATCATCACGGGCGACAGCGGTTCCCAGGACCGGCCTGACCGCGGCTTCTGCCGGCCGACCGTCCTGATCGTCGGATCGAGGCGCCGCCGTGGCTACGGCGTTGTGCCCGGCGCCCCGATGGTCGTGAGGGGGGACCAGGACCGCTGATAGGCCGCGTCCTCGGCGCCCACCCGCAGGTGTACGGGAGAGGTGCCGGTCAGCTGCACGGTGTACGAGTAGCCGGTGATGAGCGGCGCCGACGCGTCGTAGAAGCAGGGATCGTTGGGGACGGATCCCCAGCAGATGCGGTAGCCGACCGTCTCCGTGTCCGTCGCGGCCCTGGGGTTCCAGCTGACGGTGAGTTCAAGGGTGACCGGATCGATGAAGCCCGTGACTCCGGTGGGAACGGGCGGCGGAGTCAGGTCCCTGGAGACAACAGCCACCGCTACGGAGGCGGACCGGTTGCCGGAGGTGTCCACGGCGACAACCACGTAGTGGTACGTCGCTCCGGTCGCCGGCGGGTAGTCGTTGAAGGTCAGTGCGTTGAACGGCGCCGCGGTACTGCGCAGGTGCGCGGGATCCAGCGTCACCGGGGTCCTGTCCGACCGATACACCAGATACCCCGCGAGGTCCGACGCGGCCACCGCCGACCAGGTCAGGGTGACCGTCCGCGCCACGACCGAGGCACGCACGCTCGGCGCCGGCGGCGGAGTGGTGTCCAGCGCCGCGCCGGCGGCCACGCCTCCGGCGGCAACCGCCACGCCGCCGGAGGCCACAACGCTGCCACCCGTCAGCAGGACCAGTCCGAGCAACGCCGCCGTGATTCGTTTCGTTCGCATGTTCTCTCCTTGAATCGCCCAAGTGCCTCCCAGGTTTGACACACGATCGAGCGCCGCCGTTGTAGCCCATGACTCAGAGCGGTCGAGTCCGGAGCGTTGTCACTGCGGATGGATGAGCGGGTGCCGGTCAGGCGGCCCCCGCGTGAGGCCGGTGGTTCACTCCGGTCGTGCCCCGCACTCCTCGTCGGGGACGGCGTATCCAGAGACAGAAGGCCATCGCAAGGTCATGACCACGGAGTCGTCCTCGGCGAACCAGGAGTGATCCACCCCCTGGCCCCAGACGACGTAGTCGCCCTGCCGCGCCAGCAGCACGCTGCGGCCGGGAAACTCCATGAGGAAGCGTCCCGAGACGAGAACCAGCAGAGCCGTCCGCACCTCGCCCTTCACCCACCGCGCCCGTCGCTCACCGCGGGGATGGACACCCCATTTGACCTCGACGGCGTCACTGTGGCGAGGATCGCCCCGCTCCTTGAAATGCCCGAGCAGCCATCCCCCGTCAGCTGCCGCTTCCTTGTCCGCATTGCCCACGTACACGCCGTCGTCCATGAACCCGAACGCTAGCAACCGAGGGCGCGGTGTCAGCCACAGCCGACAACCGCGAGGCCGGAACGTCGGCATGCGGAGCGGGTCCACCCCGCCGGGGGTGGACCCGTCCGGATCGGCCCTACGGACCGGCGTCGTTCACCGGAACTCGTCGACCAACCGGCGCGCGGCCACCTCCGCCCCGTCGGTACGGAGCCGGCCTGCCAGGGACCTCGCACGCGCCCGGGTCCCGGGTGACAGAGCGGTTTCGAGCGCGCCGCCCAGGGATTCCGCGGTCGTGGTCGGAGCGTCGACAGCCGCGCCGAGGCCCAATGCCGCCACCCGGCCGGCCCAGTACGGGTTGTCCGACAGCTGAAGAGGTATCACCACTTGCGGCGTGCCCGCCCGGGCCGCCGTCAGCGTCGTACCCGCGCCACCGTGGTGGACCACAGCGGCCACCTCACCGAACAGGCTCCGATGGCTGACCTCGCCGACGGCGAAGCAGTCGTTCCCGTCGTCCACCAGCTCCAGGTCCGCCCAACCCCGGGACACGAGCACGCGGTGCCCCTGTGCACGGACCGCCTCGACGGCCATGGAGCCGACGCCTTCGGCCGGGGACATACTGCCGAAGCCCACATAGACCGGCGGACTGCCCGCATCCAGGAACCTCGCCAGGTCCGAGGGCAGGGGGCGTTCGTCCGCGAGGGTCCATGCGCCTGTCTGTACGACGTCGAGGCCGGGGGTCTCCCGCCACGCCCCCAGGTCCGGGTCCGCCGCCAGCCAGGGACGGTCGGTGATCACGTGATCGCGCACGTTGCTCACCGGTGCCAGACCGAGCGCCGCCCGCTGACGGTTGAGCGCCTCGCCGAACTGCGCGTCGACGTTCCGGGCGTCGAGCCCCCACAGTGTCCGGTTGTCGGCGGCATCAGGCTCCGGCCAGCCCGGCCGCGGCGGTGGCGCGTGATGCGGCGACGGCAGGTGGACCGCCGCATAGCTCACGTACACGTAGGAGACACCCGCGGCCTCGGCCACGGATCGCGCGGCGATCTGCCCCAGACCTGCCGCCACCACGACGTCACATCCGTCGATCGCCGCGGGGAAGGTGTCGAACTGTGTCTCGACCAACTCGTCCCGGTAGCAGGCCAGTTCGGTCGCCGAGGGCAGGACCTTCCCGCGCATCAACGCCCGGACAGGCGGCCCCACCGGCACCAACCGCACTCCGATACCGTCGAGCCGTTCGGCGAACTCCTCGTCCGGCGGGGCGCACATCCGCACGGCCACGCCACGTGCCCGTAGCCGCACGGCGAGTGCCACCAGCGGTTCGACGTCGCCACGTGTCCCGTATGTGGACAACAGCACCCGCATTCAGCGTCCTCTTTCCTCGGGGCAGAGCCGTACCGGTGGCGGCGGCGCGCGTCGGCCTGCCCGGGGCCGGGAGGTTCGGCGGCGGTCGACTCTGGGCAGTCTGTGCTCGGCGAGGTGTGCAAGATCCTCCATCGTCCACACAACCGGAGTGCTGCGATGCAGAGTTCGTCCACACCCGTACCTGATGTTTCGGTCATCCTGCCCTGTGCCGGGTACGGAACACGCTTCGGGGCGCCCTACCCGAAGGAGTTGCACTGTCTCGCTCCTGGGGTCACGGTGCTGGACCGCAGCCTGGAAGGCGTCGTCGAACTCGCCAAGAGCGGACTCAACGTGCGCCTGGTCATCGTGTTCGGAACACACAAACTGGAGACGGTGAGTTACCTCGCCCGCTATGCCGACACCTTTCAGATGGTCTTCGTCTACCAGAACGAGTCGTGCGGACCCGGTCTCGACGGGGCGATCCGCTCCGCCCTGCCGATGACGCGGGGGCCGGTGGCTCTCGTGCTGCCCGACATCGTTGTCGTGGGGTCGGACACCCCGGGCAAGCTCCTGCACGCCCTGCGCCAGGCGGAGGTGGCGGGCTGGTGTGTCGTGGCCGCGGAGGAACGGAATCACGACACGCTGCGGCAGATGGGCGCACTGGCCGTGGCCGAGGTGGAAGGCGTCCTGACCGTGGGGGCGGCCACGGACAAGCCGGCCGATCCCTCGGGCTTCAACGCGTTCTGGGGCATGGTGGCCGTAACGCAGAGTGAGGCGCACAAGCTGCCCGACGTCGTGGCCACAGGAACACCCAACCCATTGGCAGGCGCGGTCGCTCTCATGGTGGAGGGCATCGTCAACTTCAACACCCCCACGGGCTGACCGCCCCCCACACCGTCGAGTCCGTCCGATCCCCACCGGTCCGTGAGGTCTGTGGCGAAGACAGTCGGTCGCCGCCTGATGGATGTCCGCCTGAGGGCGCGCAAGGCGTCTTCCCTCGTTCAGACTTCGCCGCATCCCTCAGCGGGGCGAGGATGGTAGAAGCATGGGCAGTGGGCCACCGGTCCGGCGGGTGATCACTTTCGACGGCGACGGCTGGGAGCGGATCGGAACGCTGGCGCGGGAGTTGGGCATCTCTCCGGAAGAACTCGTTGTGCGGGTGCCGGCGAGGGTGGAGTGATCAGCGGAGGGTGATTTCGTCCTCGCCCGACGCGCGTAGAGGCTCGAGTTCTACAAGGCCCGTGACACACGTCTGAGGGCGGGGGCGGGGAGGGGCCGGGTCGATCAGCGGCCGATCGTGGCGGCTTGGGGTGGCTCGGTGAGCGGCCGCACCCGGTACCGCGGAACCGATTCCCCCCGTACGGAAGAACCTCCCGGCGCCCCCGCGCTGTTCGTCCGCCGGGGTGTCGGGGGGTCTTCCCGCCGGCCCCAGGCGTTGTTCGTGGTCAGCCGCTCGACCGGTTCGCACGCGGAGCAGCGCCAGAGGCGGACCGTGCCGTCGCCGTGCGCGGTGACCAGGTTCTGGCCGCCGGAGACGAAGGCGATGCTCTCCACCGACGTACCGAAGTCCCCGAAGGTGACCGCTTCGCCGCCCACGTCGGTCCGCCACAGACGTACGGTGCCGTCCTTGCCCGCGCTGGCGACCCACTGCCCGTCGGGGCTGAACGCGACGCTCCAGGCGAAGCCCTGGTGGCCGTGGAGCACGAGGGGTTCACCGCCGCGCGCGAGGTCCCAGATCCGTACGAGGCCGTCGTTGGCGACGCTCGCCAGCTTCCGGCCGTCGGGGCTGAAGGCCGCGGACCAGACCAGCCCGCCGTGTCCGCGCAGGACGCGCGGGGTGCCGCCGCGCTCGGAGTCCCAGATCCGTACGGCTCCGTCGTCGCCGCCGGCGGCCACGCGCCGGCCGTCCGGGCTGAAGGAAACGGACCGGAAGACCGTGTCTCCCGCCCGGAGAAGCAGCGCCCGGGGGCGGCTCGCGCCGTCGAGCGGCCAGATCCGCAGCCCGCCGGAGCCGTCGACGCCGGCCACGCGGCGTCCGTCCGGGCTGAGGGCCACGGACCACGCGCCTTTCGCACTGCCCGTCAGTACCACCGGCCGGTCCGCCCCCACGAGGTCCCAGATCCGCACCGTGCCGTCCTGGCCGCCGCTGGCCACCGTCCGCCCGTCCCGGCTGACGGTGAGGCCGAGCACCTCGCCCTTGTGTCCGCGCAGGACCCGTGCCGCGCGGCCCGGGGCCCGGTCCCAGATCCGCACCGTGCCGTCCTGGCCACCGCTGGCCACCCGCCGCCCGCCGTCTCCGACGGAGACGGTCCAGGCCGCGTCCTCGTGTCCGCGCAGGACGAGGGGCGCGCCGGGGCCGCGTGGATCCCACACCCGTACCGTTCCGTCGGTGCTGACGCTGGCGAGCCGGGTGCCGTCCGGGCTGAACGACGCGCCCCAGACCACGGCACCGTGACCGCGCAGCACCACGGGATTCCCGCCGCCGGACGGATTCCAGACGCGGAGCGTGGCATCGTCGCTGGCGGTGGCCACCTGTCGGCCGTCGGGGCTGAAGGCCACGCCCTCTACCGTGCCGCCGTGCCCGCGCAGCACCACGGGGTCGGTCTTCCCGCTGGTGTCCCAGACCCGCGCCGTTCCGTCGATGCCGGCGCTGGCGATCCGGGTGCCGTCCGGACTGAACGCGAGACTCTTGACGTCGTCCTGGTGGCCGCGCAGCACCACGGGGTCCGTCTTCCCCGTCGTGTCCCAGATCCGGACCGTGCCGTCCTTGCCGCCGGTGACCATGTGCCGGCCGGCCGCGCTGAACGCCACCGCCAGCACGCCCCCTTGCCGCCCGCGCAGGACCTGCGGCTTTCCCCGACCGGCGGCGTCCCAGACGCGTACGGTGCCGTCGTCACCGGCGCTCGCGACCCGCCGCCCGTCCGGGCTGAACGCCACCTTCCGCACCGGTCCCCGGTGTCCGCGCAGTACCACGGGCCGCTGTCGGCCGGAGAGATCCCAGACCCGTACGGTGCTGTCGAGCCCCGCCGTGGCCAGCCGCCGCCCGTCGGGGGTGAAGGCGGGGCTCCACACCTCGCCCCGGTGTCCACGCAGCACACGCGGCGCGTCCCCGGAGACACGGCCGTCCGACCACCCCCAGATCCGTACCGCGCCGTTCTCGCTGGTGCCGACCAGCCGGCTCCCGTCCGGGCTGATCGCCACTCCGAGCATCCGGCCGTCCCGCCCCCGCACCACCGCGGCGGTCCGGTCGTCGGCCACGGCCTGCCGCAGTACCGCCTCGGCCTCCGCGGTCGGCGAGGTCGCGTACGCCCGCCGCGCCAGCAGCCACGCCCCGCGGGGATCGGTCCGCAGCGCGCTGCGGGCTTCGGCGGCGAGCTGCCGGGACTCGGCCCGGTCGCGCTCGACCGCCGTACGGTCGCTCTGTACCAGCGCGGCCCCGCCCAGTGCTCCCACCACCGCCACGACCGCCGCGAACATGGCCACGCCGATCCGCACCCGTCTGCGGCGGCCCCGCCGTTCGGACGCGCGGCGGGAGCGGCCGGCGTCCAGGAAGGCCCGCTCCACGTCGTTGAACCGCTCCAGACTTCGCCCGTCCCAGGCGAGCAGTCGGGCCCCCTGGAAGAGATCGCCGTCGTCGCGCCCGTGCTGCTCCCACTCGGCCGCTGCCTGGGTCAGTCGTCGGTGGGCCCGCAGTAGCTCGCGGTCCTCCGCCAGCCAGGCGCGCAGCCGTGGCCAGCCCCGGATGAGCGCCTCGTGCGCGACCGTCACCGACTCCTCGTCGACGGTCACCAGGCGGGCCGCGATCAGCCGGTCCAGTACGACGGAGACCGCTTCCCGCTCCGGACCGCCCAGCAACTCCGCGCGTGGCGCCCGCCTGCGTGTGTCCTCCGTGCCCTCGCCCAACGCGGTGAGCCGGACGAACAGATGGCCGCAGAGTCTTCGCTGCGTCTCGTCCAGCGTGCCGTAGACCCGCTCGGCACTCTGCGCGATCGCTCCGCGGACCCCGCCCGCCGCCCGGTAGCCGGCCGCCGTCAACGCTGTCCCCCGCCGGGTACGCCAGGTCTCCAGCAGCGCGTGCGACACCAGCGGCAGCGCACCCGGCTGGCCGAGTGCGTCGTTCACCACGGCCTCGACCAGTTCGGGCTCGACCCTGACCCCTTCGCGCTTCGCGGGCCCGGCGACGACCTGGCGCAGATCGGCCTCGTCGAGGGGCCCGATCAGTACCTGCCGACCGTCGAGCGCCGCCACCAGGCCGGCGTGTTCCGCGCACCGGGCGTAGAAATCGGCACGCGTCCCGATCACGACCCGCGCCCGGGGTTCTCCGGCGGCGGCCACGAGCAGGTCGACGAACCGTGCTCGTTCCCCCTCGTCGTGGCAGAGGGTGAAGGCCTCCTCGAACTGGTCGACGACGATCAGCAGACACGCCGTCTCCGGCAGACCGCTCAGCGTCTGACGGATGGTCAGACGGATTCCCTCGGGTGCGGTGGTCAGCGCGTGAGCCAGAGACCCCGCCGCGATGTTGTTCAGGTTCGCCAGGTGTACGGCCAGTTCGTCCACCGGGCGCTCACCGGGGACCAGCAGGACGGTCGGCCAGTGTCGGCCGCCCTCGACGCCTCCCGCCCGCACCGCGGGCAGTAGTCCCGCTCTG includes:
- a CDS encoding NTP transferase domain-containing protein, translating into MQSSSTPVPDVSVILPCAGYGTRFGAPYPKELHCLAPGVTVLDRSLEGVVELAKSGLNVRLVIVFGTHKLETVSYLARYADTFQMVFVYQNESCGPGLDGAIRSALPMTRGPVALVLPDIVVVGSDTPGKLLHALRQAEVAGWCVVAAEERNHDTLRQMGALAVAEVEGVLTVGAATDKPADPSGFNAFWGMVAVTQSEAHKLPDVVATGTPNPLAGAVALMVEGIVNFNTPTG
- a CDS encoding glycosyltransferase, yielding MRVLLSTYGTRGDVEPLVALAVRLRARGVAVRMCAPPDEEFAERLDGIGVRLVPVGPPVRALMRGKVLPSATELACYRDELVETQFDTFPAAIDGCDVVVAAGLGQIAARSVAEAAGVSYVYVSYAAVHLPSPHHAPPPRPGWPEPDAADNRTLWGLDARNVDAQFGEALNRQRAALGLAPVSNVRDHVITDRPWLAADPDLGAWRETPGLDVVQTGAWTLADERPLPSDLARFLDAGSPPVYVGFGSMSPAEGVGSMAVEAVRAQGHRVLVSRGWADLELVDDGNDCFAVGEVSHRSLFGEVAAVVHHGGAGTTLTAARAGTPQVVIPLQLSDNPYWAGRVAALGLGAAVDAPTTTAESLGGALETALSPGTRARARSLAGRLRTDGAEVAARRLVDEFR
- a CDS encoding signal peptidase I — encoded protein: MDDGVYVGNADKEAAADGGWLLGHFKERGDPRHSDAVEVKWGVHPRGERRARWVKGEVRTALLVLVSGRFLMEFPGRSVLLARQGDYVVWGQGVDHSWFAEDDSVVMTLRWPSVSGYAVPDEECGARPE
- a CDS encoding DUF4265 domain-containing protein, yielding MTRNKDDHVKVHFRLEVDEDGWPPANVESLWAVDLGDGTVRLDNTPWFVRGVAGDDIIRVEIDDEGVRWAGEILRASGNCTIRLIVLRDGGSGAARRTVLETFHGLGTTGEGIEQFGMVALDIPPGADLPRIRKLLEHGEAEGWWQWEEGAVTGAWRATAAA
- a CDS encoding nSTAND1 domain-containing NTPase gives rise to the protein MKACGGDRAAWEQRWLLLTAELAAGESVEPVAALADAPYLGLATFEPADAERFFGRERLVGELCARLAESPFLAVFGASGAGKSSVLRAGLLPAVRAGGVEGGRHWPTVLLVPGERPVDELAVHLANLNNIAAGSLAHALTTAPEGIRLTIRQTLSGLPETACLLIVVDQFEEAFTLCHDEGERARFVDLLVAAAGEPRARVVIGTRADFYARCAEHAGLVAALDGRQVLIGPLDEADLRQVVAGPAKREGVRVEPELVEAVVNDALGQPGALPLVSHALLETWRTRRGTALTAAGYRAAGGVRGAIAQSAERVYGTLDETQRRLCGHLFVRLTALGEGTEDTRRRAPRAELLGGPEREAVSVVLDRLIAARLVTVDEESVTVAHEALIRGWPRLRAWLAEDRELLRAHRRLTQAAAEWEQHGRDDGDLFQGARLLAWDGRSLERFNDVERAFLDAGRSRRASERRGRRRRVRIGVAMFAAVVAVVGALGGAALVQSDRTAVERDRAESRQLAAEARSALRTDPRGAWLLARRAYATSPTAEAEAVLRQAVADDRTAAVVRGRDGRMLGVAISPDGSRLVGTSENGAVRIWGWSDGRVSGDAPRVLRGHRGEVWSPAFTPDGRRLATAGLDSTVRVWDLSGRQRPVVLRGHRGPVRKVAFSPDGRRVASAGDDGTVRVWDAAGRGKPQVLRGRQGGVLAVAFSAAGRHMVTGGKDGTVRIWDTTGKTDPVVLRGHQDDVKSLAFSPDGTRIASAGIDGTARVWDTSGKTDPVVLRGHGGTVEGVAFSPDGRQVATASDDATLRVWNPSGGGNPVVLRGHGAVVWGASFSPDGTRLASVSTDGTVRVWDPRGPGAPLVLRGHEDAAWTVSVGDGGRRVASGGQDGTVRIWDRAPGRAARVLRGHKGEVLGLTVSRDGRTVASGGQDGTVRIWDLVGADRPVVLTGSAKGAWSVALSPDGRRVAGVDGSGGLRIWPLDGASRPRALLLRAGDTVFRSVSFSPDGRRVAAGGDDGAVRIWDSERGGTPRVLRGHGGLVWSAAFSPDGRKLASVANDGLVRIWDLARGGEPLVLHGHQGFAWSVAFSPDGQWVASAGKDGTVRLWRTDVGGEAVTFGDFGTSVESIAFVSGGQNLVTAHGDGTVRLWRCSACEPVERLTTNNAWGRREDPPTPRRTNSAGAPGGSSVRGESVPRYRVRPLTEPPQAATIGR